Proteins found in one Methylophaga thalassica genomic segment:
- a CDS encoding ABC transporter substrate-binding protein, protein MSNRTAPSSQINETISDDRRSFIKKSALLTGLSALSTKAPFVFAKTTPTLRVMGTHVTLQEEIRQKAMADLGINIVFQPGGEAELIQKATTQPGSFDIYEQWTDSIRQLWQASAIQPIDTERLNYWNEINALAKTGKVSPEAQIGLGDAPHKILNVQDDDSLGTDFTGKISFLPYVHNVDSFGYNTNKVKKGIPYETESWSWLLDEQYQGKVAVVNSPTIGIFDLALAAQSKGLIQFNDMSDMSQDELNTLFSILIDYKKRHHFAGFWNSVPQSIDYMSQGRVSLESMFSPAVSALNGQGIPVTYAAPREGYRAWHGVMCLSSECQGHVKDAAYDYMNWWLSGWAGAFIARQGYYISTPERSRPLLSENEWGYWYDGKETTAPLKGTDGRISVQAGDMRTGGSYTKRLSHIAIWNTVMPNYDYSLQKWYEFLLA, encoded by the coding sequence ATGAGTAACAGAACTGCACCGTCTTCTCAGATAAATGAAACCATCTCAGATGACAGACGCTCCTTTATAAAAAAATCTGCATTACTCACTGGATTGTCAGCCCTATCCACTAAGGCCCCTTTTGTTTTTGCCAAAACGACTCCTACCCTTCGAGTAATGGGAACACACGTCACACTTCAGGAAGAAATTCGCCAGAAAGCAATGGCCGATTTAGGTATCAATATTGTGTTTCAACCGGGCGGTGAAGCTGAGCTCATCCAAAAAGCAACCACGCAGCCCGGCTCATTTGACATCTACGAACAATGGACAGACAGCATACGCCAACTCTGGCAGGCCTCAGCTATTCAACCCATCGACACTGAAAGATTGAATTACTGGAATGAAATCAATGCACTTGCTAAAACAGGAAAGGTTTCACCAGAGGCACAAATTGGTCTTGGTGATGCGCCACATAAAATTTTGAATGTGCAAGACGACGACAGTTTAGGAACAGATTTTACAGGCAAAATTAGTTTTTTACCCTATGTACATAACGTGGATTCATTTGGCTATAACACCAATAAAGTAAAAAAAGGTATTCCTTATGAAACGGAAAGCTGGTCCTGGTTACTGGATGAACAATATCAGGGAAAGGTTGCTGTTGTTAACTCGCCGACCATTGGTATCTTTGATTTAGCGCTTGCCGCTCAGAGCAAAGGATTGATTCAATTCAACGATATGAGTGACATGAGTCAAGATGAGCTCAATACCTTATTTTCTATTCTGATCGATTATAAAAAGCGCCATCATTTTGCGGGTTTCTGGAACTCTGTTCCCCAGTCTATTGATTATATGAGTCAGGGAAGAGTATCTCTGGAAAGTATGTTTTCCCCAGCGGTTTCAGCTTTAAATGGTCAAGGTATTCCCGTCACCTACGCTGCCCCCAGAGAAGGTTATCGTGCCTGGCATGGGGTAATGTGTTTATCCAGCGAATGTCAGGGGCATGTAAAAGATGCCGCTTATGACTATATGAATTGGTGGCTGAGTGGTTGGGCTGGCGCTTTTATTGCCCGCCAGGGATATTACATATCGACCCCAGAACGCTCCAGACCGTTGTTAAGTGAAAATGAATGGGGCTACTGGTACGATGGTAAAGAAACTACCGCACCACTTAAAGGTACTGATGGTCGTATTTCAGTGCAAGCAGGTGATATGCGCACCGGTGGTTCTTACACCAAACGACTTAGTCATATCGCCATTTGGAATACGGTTATGCCAAACTATGATTATTCTTTACAAAAATGGTACGAGTTTTTGCTGGCATGA
- a CDS encoding GGDEF domain-containing response regulator has product MQVLVVDDNEIDCLTTGSFVEKANMNLLVANDPYSALEIIANQEITPEIIVVDWIMPKMNGLELCQKIRELKFTITPYIIMVTSNSLGENEQNALDVGADDFIEKPIHGAIFISRLRVGARIINLQKKLLSLAHTDELTGLLNRRAAIDACKTHLSRLARTEVPLSHCLIISDIDFFKKINDTYGHEMGDRVLVDVSKRLRNSLRPFETVARFGGEEFLLYCEANEKEIKLILERMRKAICTDPYTLNDVSLNLTMSFGCVVIKQNDTHHDINEFIKTADSLLYEVKNAGRDNFKVATFASMKND; this is encoded by the coding sequence ATGCAAGTATTAGTCGTGGATGATAATGAAATTGACTGTCTTACCACGGGCAGTTTTGTAGAAAAAGCGAATATGAATCTACTTGTAGCGAATGATCCATATAGTGCACTAGAGATAATTGCTAACCAAGAAATAACGCCAGAAATTATTGTCGTTGACTGGATTATGCCCAAAATGAATGGGCTTGAACTCTGTCAAAAAATCAGAGAGCTTAAATTCACTATTACACCTTATATCATCATGGTCACCTCAAATTCACTGGGAGAGAACGAGCAAAATGCACTTGATGTAGGTGCGGATGACTTTATCGAAAAACCCATTCATGGTGCCATTTTTATCTCTCGTCTACGCGTCGGCGCTCGCATTATTAATCTGCAAAAAAAGTTGTTATCACTGGCGCATACTGATGAACTGACCGGATTGTTGAATAGACGTGCTGCTATTGATGCCTGTAAAACCCATCTATCCCGACTGGCACGCACTGAAGTACCGCTTAGCCATTGTCTTATTATTTCTGATATTGATTTTTTTAAAAAAATTAATGATACATACGGTCATGAGATGGGAGATCGGGTCTTAGTCGATGTGTCTAAACGTTTGCGAAACAGTCTCCGACCTTTTGAAACGGTCGCTCGATTTGGAGGGGAAGAATTTTTACTCTACTGTGAAGCAAATGAAAAAGAAATAAAACTGATTCTGGAAAGAATGCGAAAGGCCATCTGTACAGATCCCTATACTCTTAACGATGTATCACTGAATCTAACTATGAGTTTCGGTTGCGTTGTAATTAAGCAGAATGATACTCATCACGATATCAATGAATTTATTAAGACAGCTGATAGTTTGTTATACGAAGTAAAAAATGCGGGTAGAGATAATTTTAAAGTTGCTACTTTTGCATCAATGAAAAATGACTAA
- a CDS encoding two-component system response regulator: MDTDRKILIVDDDPIIIVELSSTLKDLGDIYVATSGESAIATAKDIVPDIILLDIGLPDIDGFNVLTEISNNERLRHINVIIVTAHGEFDNHLKSLSIGAVDFISKPVNRQLLEKKICSILINRTHITNTVKIKSQTQLEQLNNQFMNLLSMLTEAVIITDTQGQIKLANDYSKSLFGYKELSDKNINLIIPAEQLTHQNRVDELTDQKDFTPIFRHMDLIKHNGQVIDVEVGISLHKNEMGYLFLYVIRDRFEKKLTQARLLKAALYDPLTGAYSREALEVDLDKTYGKKSNKACYVGCLLDVDRFNELNAVYGHSHCNKLLRDITNELRKLLEKLPLRLYRVGGDLFIIKSIQPIEKVNYAATKEAIQHAFSMLLKNVSQQLEHKLSISGVMSFFSTDILKSGAMLPMLEDAIKNCKLKGNSGELIFVENTNYSRTIKVAELAQSMLSGLNYDTLSVVFQPKVNAANEVDSAEALLRWHSTNPSPLNLLDFIGVAESTGVIINIGYFVLDQVCDMLNAIRQSQPNFDKKISVNLSIRQLADPTLVDTFNAICQRHAVPCKQIIFEITESVMAENIKVLTTVIHDLKTAGFGIAIDDFGTGQSNLSYISQLHLDELKIDKSFIDQITSEDGQYPIVDTVINMAKAMKLTVVAEGVESLSQANYLRAKSCDLIQGYYFYKPMPRDEWLKLVTDGS, translated from the coding sequence ATGGACACCGATAGAAAAATTTTAATCGTTGATGATGATCCGATCATAATTGTGGAATTATCCTCGACTCTTAAGGATTTAGGAGATATTTATGTTGCCACCTCAGGCGAGAGTGCAATAGCCACAGCAAAAGATATTGTCCCGGATATTATTCTCCTAGATATTGGCTTGCCTGATATAGACGGTTTCAATGTTTTAACGGAGATTAGTAACAATGAACGCTTGAGACATATTAATGTGATTATCGTCACGGCCCATGGTGAGTTTGATAATCATCTCAAATCATTGTCCATTGGTGCCGTGGACTTCATCAGTAAACCAGTCAATAGACAGCTGCTGGAGAAGAAGATTTGTTCTATCCTCATCAATCGAACCCATATCACCAATACCGTTAAAATCAAGTCACAGACACAATTAGAACAACTCAATAATCAATTTATGAACCTGTTAAGTATGCTGACTGAGGCCGTCATCATTACAGATACACAGGGACAGATAAAGCTGGCAAATGACTACAGCAAATCCTTATTCGGTTATAAAGAATTAAGTGATAAAAACATCAATCTTATTATTCCCGCAGAGCAGCTTACACATCAGAATAGGGTGGATGAATTAACGGATCAAAAAGACTTCACACCCATTTTCAGACATATGGACTTGATAAAACACAATGGTCAAGTGATCGATGTTGAAGTAGGTATTTCATTACATAAAAATGAGATGGGCTATCTTTTTCTTTATGTGATACGCGATAGATTTGAAAAGAAATTAACACAAGCACGTTTATTGAAAGCGGCCCTTTATGATCCGTTAACCGGGGCCTACTCGAGAGAGGCACTCGAAGTAGACTTAGACAAAACTTATGGCAAAAAAAGCAATAAGGCGTGTTATGTAGGTTGTTTGCTTGATGTGGACAGGTTCAACGAACTCAATGCTGTCTATGGTCATAGTCACTGTAATAAGCTGCTGAGGGATATTACCAATGAGCTTAGGAAATTATTAGAAAAATTGCCATTGAGACTATACCGGGTCGGTGGTGACTTGTTTATTATAAAATCCATCCAGCCTATAGAAAAAGTCAATTATGCAGCGACGAAAGAGGCTATCCAGCATGCCTTTTCAATGTTGTTAAAGAATGTCAGTCAACAACTTGAGCATAAACTTTCAATCAGCGGCGTGATGTCTTTCTTCAGCACTGATATTTTAAAAAGTGGTGCAATGCTGCCTATGCTTGAAGATGCAATTAAAAACTGTAAATTGAAAGGCAACTCAGGTGAGTTAATATTTGTAGAAAACACCAATTATAGTCGTACGATAAAAGTGGCAGAACTGGCTCAGTCCATGTTGTCCGGACTAAATTACGATACATTGAGTGTTGTATTTCAGCCTAAAGTTAACGCCGCAAACGAAGTAGATTCAGCCGAAGCATTACTACGCTGGCATAGCACCAATCCATCGCCGTTGAATCTCTTAGACTTTATCGGTGTCGCTGAAAGTACCGGTGTTATTATAAATATCGGTTACTTTGTGCTTGATCAGGTCTGTGACATGCTCAATGCCATTCGACAAAGCCAACCCAACTTTGATAAAAAAATATCCGTCAATTTAAGTATTCGCCAACTTGCGGATCCAACTCTGGTCGATACGTTTAACGCAATATGTCAGCGCCATGCTGTTCCATGCAAACAAATTATTTTTGAAATTACCGAATCCGTAATGGCTGAAAACATCAAAGTCTTAACTACCGTGATTCATGACTTAAAAACAGCAGGCTTTGGCATTGCTATTGATGACTTTGGTACCGGACAATCCAATCTTAGCTATATCAGTCAATTACATCTTGATGAGTTAAAAATTGATAAATCCTTTATTGATCAAATCACTAGTGAAGACGGTCAATACCCCATTGTTGATACCGTGATTAATATGGCGAAGGCAATGAAATTAACGGTAGTCGCTGAGGGAGTTGAAAGTCTGTCTCAAGCTAACTATTTACGAGCCAAGTCCTGTGATTTGATACAGGGATATTATTTCTACAAACCCATGCCACGTGATGAGTGGTTGAAATTAGTGACAGATGGCAGCTGA
- a CDS encoding cysteine-rich CWC family protein, with protein MAAEASDSLLCPLCGGPNACGNISAADNPADCWCHQPDRVFSQNLLDSVPAKYRGKACICQQCVAKQAVEPYSA; from the coding sequence ATGGCAGCTGAAGCCTCTGATTCTCTTTTATGCCCGTTATGTGGTGGCCCTAATGCATGTGGCAATATATCAGCGGCTGACAATCCGGCTGATTGTTGGTGTCATCAGCCGGACAGGGTATTTAGCCAGAATCTGTTAGATAGTGTGCCCGCTAAGTACAGAGGTAAAGCCTGCATTTGTCAGCAGTGTGTTGCAAAGCAAGCAGTAGAACCATACAGCGCCTGA
- a CDS encoding efflux transporter outer membrane subunit → MKKLMLCTLISLSISGCAQFRDYQSPTADSSVESTQLSDESYQFATAQQPIADWWTSFQDPQLSQLVEEALSHNLDVRIALANLQAARALSRAVGSDRYPTVDANAGYSRNLYSEEAQNSTTRAADVYETGFDASWELDIFGRVSYGIQSQLAQEQAIAADLQQMYVSVAAEVARQYFVLRGAQYRLHIAQRNAENQKETFELTEKILNAGGASALDVSRARTQLSLTRSTIPPLRAQIDSTINSLSVLTGQVPDALRSNLSQSKALPSLPLSVAVGDAQQLLNRRPDIRSAERSLAASVADYNLRVADLFPKVSILGSLGFISTNLSSFGTSALAGSIGPSISWQVFDRDRLKAYVDQTDAQTDAALARYEKTVLSALEEIQSAMSDFSNEEQRRAELQQAAASAKQSATMARNRFDSGYDNFLDVLDAERTLLEAEDTLANSEITSGLNLVAIYKALGGGWQVKAQQP, encoded by the coding sequence ATGAAAAAATTGATGCTTTGTACATTAATCAGCCTGTCCATTAGCGGCTGTGCTCAATTTCGTGATTATCAGTCCCCCACCGCGGATAGTTCAGTTGAAAGCACCCAACTGAGCGATGAGAGCTACCAATTTGCTACGGCACAGCAACCGATTGCTGACTGGTGGACTTCCTTTCAGGATCCCCAACTCAGTCAATTGGTTGAAGAGGCTTTATCACATAACCTTGATGTACGTATCGCACTGGCAAACTTGCAAGCGGCTCGGGCTTTATCCAGAGCGGTTGGCTCAGATAGATACCCGACTGTTGACGCAAACGCTGGCTACAGCCGGAATTTGTATTCTGAAGAAGCACAAAACTCAACAACGCGAGCAGCGGATGTTTATGAGACCGGATTTGATGCCAGTTGGGAATTAGATATTTTCGGTCGTGTCAGTTACGGTATTCAGTCTCAGCTTGCTCAGGAACAAGCTATCGCTGCTGATTTACAACAAATGTATGTCAGTGTCGCTGCAGAAGTCGCCAGACAGTACTTTGTATTGCGTGGTGCTCAATATCGGCTGCATATTGCTCAGCGCAATGCTGAGAACCAAAAAGAAACCTTTGAATTAACAGAAAAAATACTCAATGCTGGTGGCGCCAGCGCCCTGGACGTCAGTCGGGCCAGAACACAATTAAGTCTGACTCGTTCAACTATTCCACCGCTGAGAGCGCAGATAGACTCAACTATCAACAGCCTGTCGGTTCTCACCGGGCAAGTGCCGGATGCTCTGCGTAGCAACTTGTCTCAGAGCAAAGCCTTGCCATCTTTACCACTCAGCGTGGCAGTCGGTGATGCTCAACAACTGCTAAACAGACGCCCGGATATTCGTTCAGCAGAGCGTTCATTGGCAGCCAGCGTGGCTGATTACAATCTAAGGGTGGCGGACTTATTTCCCAAGGTAAGTATTCTCGGCTCACTCGGGTTCATTTCGACAAACCTAAGTAGCTTTGGTACATCAGCCCTCGCGGGTTCAATTGGTCCATCAATCAGTTGGCAAGTCTTTGATCGCGATCGTCTTAAAGCATATGTCGACCAGACTGATGCCCAAACGGACGCAGCCTTGGCACGATATGAAAAAACAGTGTTATCCGCGCTTGAAGAAATTCAATCCGCCATGAGTGACTTCTCAAATGAAGAACAACGACGTGCCGAACTGCAACAAGCGGCTGCTTCGGCGAAGCAATCTGCCACCATGGCCAGAAATCGTTTTGATAGTGGCTATGATAATTTTCTTGATGTGTTGGATGCTGAGCGTACACTGCTCGAAGCTGAAGATACGCTGGCAAACAGCGAAATTACATCAGGTCTTAATTTAGTGGCTATTTACAAAGCGTTAGGTGGTGGCTGGCAGGTAAAAGCTCAGCAGCCCTAG
- a CDS encoding efflux RND transporter permease subunit produces the protein MNFPKFFIDRPIFASVLSIIVVIIGYMAYLSLPIEQYPQVAPPTIQVSATYPGATAETVAETVATPIEQEVNGVEGMLYMYSQSSADGSMTLTVTFELGTDLDTAQVLVQNRVAIAEAKLPQSVRALGVTTKKNSPDLMIVINLSSPDGTYDQNYLANYGVLNIRDRIRRIDGVGEVPVYGASDYAMRIWLKPDLLQSYDIAAGDVISAIRSQNVQVASGTLNRAPQPDQNYYEYIIQTQGRLTTPEEFGEVIVKASDDGRIVRLRDVARIELAAQEYITKGYLGGKQAVALPIFQRPGTNAIETANQIKAEMEDIAADFPPGMTYEFAYNPTDFIEQSVDAVKMTVYEAVFLVVIVILVFLQTWRAAIIPIVAIPVSLIGTFAVMSAIGFSLNNLTLFGLVLAIGIVVDDAIVIVENMERNLRNGLSPRESAPKTMDEVGSALIAMGLVLVAVFLPTLFLEGISGEFYQAFGITIAVATMISVAVSLTLSPALAAILMKSHDKDKPEKPVKWYRSPVKAFFNGFNRGMEGLSARYGWFVGKTIRMGLIMLVIYAGLMTLTAFQFNRVPTGFIPTQDQGSLIVAITLPDGASFNATDKVVQAVTDQMLSVPGVKNAVGFTGFSGATRTIQSNAAVIFTPLEPFEDRIAKGIKYQTILSDMRAVAAGFKEAKVAVFERPPVPGIGSAGGFKMMLQDRGGRGLKVLEQAATDMAAAANSPDSPATTAVYSFFNTNNPQIYLDIDRNKAERLNVPVADVFEALEVFIGSVYVNDFNYLGRTFRVTAQAEAEDRLTVDDALRIRVRSTNGDMVPLGSFATVRDTSGPSRVPRYNLYPAAGVMGSSADGFSSGQTLDAMEDLAAKILPDGIGYEWTEIAYQEKATGDTAALAFLLAVVFVFLLLAAQYESWALPFSIILIVPMCLLSAITGVYLAKMDNNILTQIGLVVLVGLASKNAILIVEFARELERQGRSVWDAAVEAARLRLRPILMTSFAFILGVVPMAIAQGAGAEMRQALGVAVFSGMLGVTFFGLIFTPVFYVICRRVALHFKPEKTTGETS, from the coding sequence GTGAATTTCCCAAAATTCTTTATTGATAGGCCTATTTTTGCTTCGGTACTCTCCATCATCGTTGTCATTATTGGCTACATGGCTTACCTGAGTTTACCGATTGAGCAATACCCACAAGTAGCACCACCGACCATACAAGTCTCCGCTACTTACCCTGGCGCAACAGCCGAAACCGTGGCGGAAACGGTAGCCACACCGATTGAGCAAGAAGTGAATGGGGTTGAGGGCATGCTTTATATGTACTCTCAATCATCTGCCGATGGCTCGATGACCCTGACAGTTACCTTTGAGCTGGGAACCGATCTGGATACCGCGCAAGTCTTAGTACAAAACCGGGTGGCGATTGCTGAAGCAAAATTACCACAGAGTGTCCGTGCTTTAGGTGTCACCACCAAGAAGAACTCGCCAGATCTGATGATCGTTATCAACCTCTCCTCTCCCGACGGTACCTACGATCAAAACTACCTCGCTAATTATGGTGTATTGAATATTCGTGACCGTATTCGTCGTATTGATGGCGTCGGTGAAGTACCGGTATATGGCGCATCAGATTACGCGATGCGTATCTGGTTAAAACCTGACTTACTTCAGTCGTATGATATTGCAGCGGGTGATGTGATATCGGCTATCCGCAGCCAAAACGTTCAGGTTGCCAGCGGTACCTTAAACCGTGCTCCACAACCCGATCAGAACTATTATGAATATATTATTCAGACGCAAGGACGATTAACCACCCCAGAAGAGTTTGGTGAAGTTATTGTCAAAGCCAGTGATGATGGCCGTATCGTTCGGCTGCGTGATGTAGCTCGCATCGAATTAGCGGCACAGGAATACATCACAAAAGGTTACTTAGGTGGTAAACAAGCCGTAGCCTTGCCTATATTCCAACGTCCGGGCACCAATGCGATTGAAACGGCCAATCAGATCAAAGCTGAAATGGAAGATATCGCGGCCGATTTCCCGCCAGGTATGACCTATGAGTTTGCTTATAACCCGACTGACTTTATCGAACAATCGGTAGATGCGGTGAAAATGACGGTTTATGAAGCCGTATTTCTGGTGGTGATTGTCATTCTGGTTTTCTTGCAAACCTGGCGTGCAGCGATTATCCCTATTGTGGCTATCCCGGTATCGCTTATTGGTACCTTTGCAGTGATGTCAGCCATTGGTTTCTCGTTAAACAACCTGACGTTATTCGGCCTGGTCTTAGCCATCGGTATCGTGGTGGATGATGCGATTGTTATTGTTGAAAACATGGAACGAAACCTGCGAAATGGTCTTTCTCCCCGTGAGTCAGCACCTAAAACCATGGATGAGGTAGGCTCGGCATTAATTGCCATGGGGCTGGTATTAGTTGCGGTGTTCCTGCCTACCCTGTTCCTCGAAGGGATTTCAGGCGAATTTTATCAAGCCTTTGGTATCACCATCGCTGTGGCGACAATGATTTCTGTGGCGGTATCGTTAACCTTATCACCGGCTTTAGCCGCGATTTTGATGAAGTCTCATGATAAGGATAAGCCAGAAAAACCGGTTAAATGGTATCGCTCACCGGTTAAAGCGTTCTTTAATGGCTTCAACCGGGGGATGGAAGGTTTATCTGCTCGCTATGGTTGGTTTGTTGGTAAAACCATCCGTATGGGACTCATTATGTTAGTGATTTATGCGGGCTTGATGACCTTAACCGCATTTCAATTTAACCGCGTACCTACTGGCTTTATTCCAACGCAGGATCAAGGCTCTTTGATTGTGGCCATTACACTGCCTGATGGCGCTTCCTTTAATGCCACGGATAAAGTGGTTCAGGCTGTTACTGATCAAATGTTGTCAGTGCCAGGTGTCAAAAACGCGGTTGGCTTTACGGGTTTTTCTGGTGCGACCAGAACCATACAATCGAATGCGGCCGTCATATTTACACCTTTAGAGCCGTTTGAAGATCGTATTGCTAAAGGGATTAAATATCAAACCATCCTCAGTGATATGCGGGCTGTTGCTGCTGGCTTCAAAGAAGCCAAGGTAGCGGTATTTGAGCGTCCTCCTGTACCCGGTATTGGTAGTGCGGGAGGTTTCAAAATGATGCTGCAGGACCGTGGTGGTCGTGGATTAAAAGTTTTAGAGCAGGCCGCTACCGATATGGCAGCCGCCGCGAATAGTCCTGATAGTCCTGCCACCACAGCGGTGTATTCGTTCTTTAATACCAATAATCCTCAAATCTACCTGGATATTGATCGTAATAAAGCCGAACGTCTTAACGTGCCCGTCGCTGACGTATTTGAGGCTTTAGAAGTGTTTATTGGCTCTGTCTATGTTAATGATTTCAATTATTTAGGAAGAACATTTAGAGTAACAGCTCAGGCTGAAGCAGAAGATCGTTTAACGGTAGATGATGCGCTGAGAATCCGGGTCAGAAGCACCAATGGTGATATGGTGCCGTTAGGCTCTTTTGCCACAGTACGGGATACGTCTGGCCCTTCGCGTGTGCCACGCTATAACTTATATCCAGCAGCGGGTGTCATGGGCAGTAGTGCTGATGGCTTTAGTAGTGGTCAAACACTTGATGCGATGGAAGATTTAGCCGCCAAAATTCTGCCTGATGGCATTGGTTATGAGTGGACTGAAATAGCTTATCAGGAGAAAGCGACCGGTGACACAGCCGCCCTGGCTTTCCTGCTGGCCGTGGTATTTGTCTTCTTATTACTGGCAGCACAGTATGAAAGTTGGGCATTGCCGTTTTCTATCATCCTGATTGTGCCGATGTGTTTGTTATCCGCTATTACCGGTGTTTATCTGGCAAAAATGGATAACAATATTCTGACGCAAATAGGCTTGGTTGTTCTGGTTGGTTTAGCCTCAAAGAATGCTATTTTGATTGTCGAGTTTGCCAGAGAATTGGAACGTCAAGGCCGGTCTGTCTGGGATGCGGCTGTTGAAGCCGCCAGATTACGTCTGCGTCCAATCCTGATGACTTCATTTGCTTTCATTCTTGGGGTTGTACCCATGGCCATTGCTCAAGGTGCAGGTGCTGAAATGCGACAAGCATTAGGTGTCGCTGTATTTTCGGGCATGTTAGGGGTAACCTTCTTCGGCCTGATATTTACGCCGGTGTTTTATGTGATTTGTCGTCGGGTCGCACTTCACTTTAAGCCTGAGAAAACGACAGGAGAAACATCATGA
- a CDS encoding efflux RND transporter periplasmic adaptor subunit produces MRAIPLTLLSAFSLMLVACSEPESQAPQQQAKPAEVDVAIPLQHKLTDWDEFTGRFEAISNVNLRARVTGYLIEKKFKDGQQVKKGDVLYVIDPRPFRYELRQIQAQYELAKKELDRAHLLRESNAISQEEVDRRFQELQITEASLNNAKLQLGFTEVTSPIDGKISDSYVDVGNMVEENQTILTRIVSTNPIHFRFEGSQGDLLKYIRLDRAGQRPSSDSSPNPIYIKLMDEDKFYHEGTMHFVDNVVDSATGTIQATATVNNDEGIIYPGLFGRARLLGRANYDAVLVPENAINTDQDKKFVYLIDENNAIKRQYVTVGNLLENDLIVVSTGLTGNEKVVVNGIQRIQASGQEVTPNVVELEWKPINVLGKQASDETTNTTNTNKE; encoded by the coding sequence ATGCGAGCCATTCCTTTAACACTGCTTTCTGCTTTTTCCCTGATGCTGGTTGCCTGCTCTGAGCCAGAGAGTCAGGCACCACAACAGCAAGCCAAGCCTGCTGAAGTCGATGTTGCCATTCCGCTTCAACACAAACTGACGGATTGGGATGAGTTTACAGGTCGCTTTGAAGCCATTAGCAACGTCAATTTACGGGCCCGTGTCACTGGCTACCTTATCGAGAAAAAGTTTAAAGATGGTCAGCAAGTTAAAAAAGGTGATGTGTTGTACGTGATTGACCCGCGTCCTTTTCGTTATGAGTTAAGGCAAATTCAGGCTCAATATGAGCTCGCTAAAAAGGAATTGGATCGTGCCCATCTATTACGTGAGTCCAATGCAATTTCGCAAGAAGAAGTCGACAGACGTTTCCAGGAGCTTCAGATTACCGAAGCCTCATTAAACAATGCCAAGCTCCAGTTAGGCTTTACTGAAGTGACCTCTCCTATCGACGGTAAAATTAGTGATAGCTATGTTGATGTTGGCAATATGGTCGAAGAAAACCAGACCATTTTGACCCGTATCGTTAGCACCAATCCTATCCACTTCCGTTTCGAAGGTTCACAAGGCGATTTATTGAAATACATCCGTCTTGATCGTGCAGGCCAACGCCCAAGTAGTGATTCCAGCCCTAATCCTATCTATATCAAATTGATGGACGAAGATAAGTTCTACCACGAAGGCACCATGCACTTCGTCGACAATGTGGTCGATAGTGCCACAGGCACTATCCAGGCGACTGCGACGGTAAATAATGATGAAGGGATTATTTATCCCGGACTGTTTGGCCGTGCTCGCTTGCTGGGCCGTGCCAATTACGACGCCGTATTGGTACCTGAAAATGCTATCAATACGGATCAGGATAAAAAGTTTGTTTATCTCATTGATGAGAATAATGCCATCAAACGTCAGTATGTCACTGTCGGTAATTTACTTGAAAATGATCTGATTGTGGTCAGCACAGGTTTAACCGGTAATGAAAAAGTGGTGGTGAATGGCATTCAACGTATACAAGCCAGTGGGCAGGAAGTGACACCGAATGTGGTCGAGCTTGAGTGGAAACCTATCAATGTTTTAGGCAAGCAAGCTTCTGATGAAACAACGAACACGACAAACACTAATAAGGAATAA